From Athene noctua chromosome 19, bAthNoc1.hap1.1, whole genome shotgun sequence, one genomic window encodes:
- the GLOD4 gene encoding glyoxalase domain-containing protein 4 isoform X2 has product MAARRALHFVFKVGDRGRSARFYRELLGMSVLRHEEFDEGCKATCNGPYDGKWSKTMVGYGPEDNHFVAELTYNYGVGEYRLGNDFLGLTLVSSQAVSNAKKMGWPLKEVTAGIFEAEAPGGYKFYLEDKEELRQDPVLKVTLGVSNLQKSVNYWSDLLGMKIYEKDEEKQRVLLGYADNQCKLELKTVGGAVDHGTAFGRIAFSCAKEEKILTPLVSLDTPGKATVQVIILADPDGHEICFVGDEAFRDLSKVDPNGDKLLDDAMAADGSDKWFAAQKMKKASA; this is encoded by the exons ATGGCGGCCCGGCGCGCGCTGCACTTCGTCTTCAAAGTGGGCGACCGCGGCCGGAGCGCGCGGTTCTACCGCGAACTGCTGGGCATGAGC GTGCTGAGGCACGAGGAGTTCGATGAGGGCTGCAAGGCCACCTGCAACGG CCCTTATGATGGAAAATGGAGCAAAACAATGGTGGGCTATGGGCCAGAAGACAACCACTTTGTTGCAGAATTGACTTACAATTATGGTGTTGGAGAATATCGCCTGGGCAATGACTTTCTG GGCCTGACACTGGTGTCCAGCCAGGCTGTGAGCAATGCAAAGAAGATGGGGTGGCCCCTCAAGGAAGTCACAGCTGGCATTTTTGAAGCTGAAGCCCCAGGGGGATACAAATTCTACTTGGAAGACAAGGAAGAGCTCAGGCAAG ATCCTGTGCTAAAGGTAACCTTGGGTGTCTCCAATCTGCAGAAGTCTGTTAACTACTGGTCTGATTTGCTGGGGATGAAAATATATGAGAAGGATGAGGAAAAACAAAGGGTTTTGCTGGGCTATGCGGATAATCAG tgCAAGTTGGAGTTGAAGACAGTTGGAGGAGCTGTGGATCACGGGACAGCGTTTGGGCGGATTGCCTTCTCCTGTGCAAAGGAAGAG AAAATTTTAACACCTCTGGTTAGCTTGGACACACCTGGCAAGGCCACAGTGCAAGTGATTATTTTGGCTGATCCT GATGGGCATGAAATCTGTTTCGTGGGAGATGAAGCATTCAGAGATCTCTCCAAGGTGGACCCCAACGGTGACAAACTGTTGGATGAT GCCATGGCGGCGGACGGCAGTGACAAGTGGTTTGCTGCgcagaaaatgaagaaagcttCTGCTTAG
- the GLOD4 gene encoding glyoxalase domain-containing protein 4 isoform X3 — MAARRALHFVFKVGDRGRSARFYRELLGMSVLRHEEFDEGCKATCNGPYDGKWSKTMVGYGPEDNHFVAELTYNYGVGEYRLGNDFLGLTLVSSQAVSNAKKMGWPLKEVTAGIFEAEAPGGYKFYLEDKEELRQDPVLKVTLGVSNLQKSVNYWSDLLGMKIYEKDEEKQRVLLGYADNQCKLELKTVGGAVDHGTAFGRIAFSCAKEELPHIEALMKKENQKILTPLVSLDTPGKATVQVIILADPVDPNGDKLLDDAMAADGSDKWFAAQKMKKASA, encoded by the exons ATGGCGGCCCGGCGCGCGCTGCACTTCGTCTTCAAAGTGGGCGACCGCGGCCGGAGCGCGCGGTTCTACCGCGAACTGCTGGGCATGAGC GTGCTGAGGCACGAGGAGTTCGATGAGGGCTGCAAGGCCACCTGCAACGG CCCTTATGATGGAAAATGGAGCAAAACAATGGTGGGCTATGGGCCAGAAGACAACCACTTTGTTGCAGAATTGACTTACAATTATGGTGTTGGAGAATATCGCCTGGGCAATGACTTTCTG GGCCTGACACTGGTGTCCAGCCAGGCTGTGAGCAATGCAAAGAAGATGGGGTGGCCCCTCAAGGAAGTCACAGCTGGCATTTTTGAAGCTGAAGCCCCAGGGGGATACAAATTCTACTTGGAAGACAAGGAAGAGCTCAGGCAAG ATCCTGTGCTAAAGGTAACCTTGGGTGTCTCCAATCTGCAGAAGTCTGTTAACTACTGGTCTGATTTGCTGGGGATGAAAATATATGAGAAGGATGAGGAAAAACAAAGGGTTTTGCTGGGCTATGCGGATAATCAG tgCAAGTTGGAGTTGAAGACAGTTGGAGGAGCTGTGGATCACGGGACAGCGTTTGGGCGGATTGCCTTCTCCTGTGCAAAGGAAGAG ttGCCACACATTGAAGCCCTGATGAAAAAGGAGAATCAGAAAATTTTAACACCTCTGGTTAGCTTGGACACACCTGGCAAGGCCACAGTGCAAGTGATTATTTTGGCTGATCCT GTGGACCCCAACGGTGACAAACTGTTGGATGAT GCCATGGCGGCGGACGGCAGTGACAAGTGGTTTGCTGCgcagaaaatgaagaaagcttCTGCTTAG
- the GLOD4 gene encoding glyoxalase domain-containing protein 4 isoform X1 produces MAARRALHFVFKVGDRGRSARFYRELLGMSVLRHEEFDEGCKATCNGPYDGKWSKTMVGYGPEDNHFVAELTYNYGVGEYRLGNDFLGLTLVSSQAVSNAKKMGWPLKEVTAGIFEAEAPGGYKFYLEDKEELRQDPVLKVTLGVSNLQKSVNYWSDLLGMKIYEKDEEKQRVLLGYADNQCKLELKTVGGAVDHGTAFGRIAFSCAKEELPHIEALMKKENQKILTPLVSLDTPGKATVQVIILADPDGHEICFVGDEAFRDLSKVDPNGDKLLDDAMAADGSDKWFAAQKMKKASA; encoded by the exons ATGGCGGCCCGGCGCGCGCTGCACTTCGTCTTCAAAGTGGGCGACCGCGGCCGGAGCGCGCGGTTCTACCGCGAACTGCTGGGCATGAGC GTGCTGAGGCACGAGGAGTTCGATGAGGGCTGCAAGGCCACCTGCAACGG CCCTTATGATGGAAAATGGAGCAAAACAATGGTGGGCTATGGGCCAGAAGACAACCACTTTGTTGCAGAATTGACTTACAATTATGGTGTTGGAGAATATCGCCTGGGCAATGACTTTCTG GGCCTGACACTGGTGTCCAGCCAGGCTGTGAGCAATGCAAAGAAGATGGGGTGGCCCCTCAAGGAAGTCACAGCTGGCATTTTTGAAGCTGAAGCCCCAGGGGGATACAAATTCTACTTGGAAGACAAGGAAGAGCTCAGGCAAG ATCCTGTGCTAAAGGTAACCTTGGGTGTCTCCAATCTGCAGAAGTCTGTTAACTACTGGTCTGATTTGCTGGGGATGAAAATATATGAGAAGGATGAGGAAAAACAAAGGGTTTTGCTGGGCTATGCGGATAATCAG tgCAAGTTGGAGTTGAAGACAGTTGGAGGAGCTGTGGATCACGGGACAGCGTTTGGGCGGATTGCCTTCTCCTGTGCAAAGGAAGAG ttGCCACACATTGAAGCCCTGATGAAAAAGGAGAATCAGAAAATTTTAACACCTCTGGTTAGCTTGGACACACCTGGCAAGGCCACAGTGCAAGTGATTATTTTGGCTGATCCT GATGGGCATGAAATCTGTTTCGTGGGAGATGAAGCATTCAGAGATCTCTCCAAGGTGGACCCCAACGGTGACAAACTGTTGGATGAT GCCATGGCGGCGGACGGCAGTGACAAGTGGTTTGCTGCgcagaaaatgaagaaagcttCTGCTTAG
- the GLOD4 gene encoding glyoxalase domain-containing protein 4 isoform X4, with protein MAARRALHFVFKVGDRGRSARFYRELLGMSVLRHEEFDEGCKATCNGPYDGKWSKTMVGYGPEDNHFVAELTYNYGVGEYRLGNDFLGLTLVSSQAVSNAKKMGWPLKEVTAGIFEAEAPGGYKFYLEDKEELRQDPVLKVTLGVSNLQKSVNYWSDLLGMKIYEKDEEKQRVLLGYADNQCKLELKTVGGAVDHGTAFGRIAFSCAKEELPHIEALMKKENQKILTPLDGHEICFVGDEAFRDLSKVDPNGDKLLDDAMAADGSDKWFAAQKMKKASA; from the exons ATGGCGGCCCGGCGCGCGCTGCACTTCGTCTTCAAAGTGGGCGACCGCGGCCGGAGCGCGCGGTTCTACCGCGAACTGCTGGGCATGAGC GTGCTGAGGCACGAGGAGTTCGATGAGGGCTGCAAGGCCACCTGCAACGG CCCTTATGATGGAAAATGGAGCAAAACAATGGTGGGCTATGGGCCAGAAGACAACCACTTTGTTGCAGAATTGACTTACAATTATGGTGTTGGAGAATATCGCCTGGGCAATGACTTTCTG GGCCTGACACTGGTGTCCAGCCAGGCTGTGAGCAATGCAAAGAAGATGGGGTGGCCCCTCAAGGAAGTCACAGCTGGCATTTTTGAAGCTGAAGCCCCAGGGGGATACAAATTCTACTTGGAAGACAAGGAAGAGCTCAGGCAAG ATCCTGTGCTAAAGGTAACCTTGGGTGTCTCCAATCTGCAGAAGTCTGTTAACTACTGGTCTGATTTGCTGGGGATGAAAATATATGAGAAGGATGAGGAAAAACAAAGGGTTTTGCTGGGCTATGCGGATAATCAG tgCAAGTTGGAGTTGAAGACAGTTGGAGGAGCTGTGGATCACGGGACAGCGTTTGGGCGGATTGCCTTCTCCTGTGCAAAGGAAGAG ttGCCACACATTGAAGCCCTGATGAAAAAGGAGAATCAGAAAATTTTAACACCTCTG GATGGGCATGAAATCTGTTTCGTGGGAGATGAAGCATTCAGAGATCTCTCCAAGGTGGACCCCAACGGTGACAAACTGTTGGATGAT GCCATGGCGGCGGACGGCAGTGACAAGTGGTTTGCTGCgcagaaaatgaagaaagcttCTGCTTAG
- the GLOD4 gene encoding glyoxalase domain-containing protein 4 isoform X5 — MAARRALHFVFKVGDRGRSARFYRELLGMSVLRHEEFDEGCKATCNGPYDGKWSKTMVGYGPEDNHFVAELTYNYGVGEYRLGNDFLGLTLVSSQAVSNAKKMGWPLKEVTAGIFEAEAPGGYKFYLEDKEELRQDPVLKVTLGVSNLQKSVNYWSDLLGMKIYEKDEEKQRVLLGYADNQLPHIEALMKKENQKILTPLVSLDTPGKATVQVIILADPDGHEICFVGDEAFRDLSKVDPNGDKLLDDAMAADGSDKWFAAQKMKKASA, encoded by the exons ATGGCGGCCCGGCGCGCGCTGCACTTCGTCTTCAAAGTGGGCGACCGCGGCCGGAGCGCGCGGTTCTACCGCGAACTGCTGGGCATGAGC GTGCTGAGGCACGAGGAGTTCGATGAGGGCTGCAAGGCCACCTGCAACGG CCCTTATGATGGAAAATGGAGCAAAACAATGGTGGGCTATGGGCCAGAAGACAACCACTTTGTTGCAGAATTGACTTACAATTATGGTGTTGGAGAATATCGCCTGGGCAATGACTTTCTG GGCCTGACACTGGTGTCCAGCCAGGCTGTGAGCAATGCAAAGAAGATGGGGTGGCCCCTCAAGGAAGTCACAGCTGGCATTTTTGAAGCTGAAGCCCCAGGGGGATACAAATTCTACTTGGAAGACAAGGAAGAGCTCAGGCAAG ATCCTGTGCTAAAGGTAACCTTGGGTGTCTCCAATCTGCAGAAGTCTGTTAACTACTGGTCTGATTTGCTGGGGATGAAAATATATGAGAAGGATGAGGAAAAACAAAGGGTTTTGCTGGGCTATGCGGATAATCAG ttGCCACACATTGAAGCCCTGATGAAAAAGGAGAATCAGAAAATTTTAACACCTCTGGTTAGCTTGGACACACCTGGCAAGGCCACAGTGCAAGTGATTATTTTGGCTGATCCT GATGGGCATGAAATCTGTTTCGTGGGAGATGAAGCATTCAGAGATCTCTCCAAGGTGGACCCCAACGGTGACAAACTGTTGGATGAT GCCATGGCGGCGGACGGCAGTGACAAGTGGTTTGCTGCgcagaaaatgaagaaagcttCTGCTTAG
- the MRM3 gene encoding rRNA methyltransferase 3, mitochondrial: MAALGRLGRALLRPGGTGEAAGRRGVRALRRSPVRVLPPQKERGGAAGAQRSPRERPPTLPPPPPPPAVEWSLAGLGLRYEKAGPGDRRLGKVVTIAKSKKFRDHHRKVLLEGHRLIKDALETGAVLQTLFFSTVEHLKELPEAELKRANLVKVKFQDIKSWSDLVTPQGLIGIFSKPDHAKMSYPAAQLTNSLPLLLICDNIRDPGNLGTILRSAAGAGCEKVLLTKGCVDPWEPKVLRAGMGAHFRMPIIDSLDWESVPSNLPAGIRVCVADNKDPGAQAEVAPALGGADRAGSAPGNPRAPAESKPKAAPEREDEEGAASVCVPELAAQHYYESWPRTPVAVVIGGETQGLSPDALHLAASTGGTRLLIPVVPGVDSLNAAVAAGIVLFEGKRQLLRRHKQEDERQQFPVAG; encoded by the exons ATGGCGGCTCTGGGGCGGctgggccgggcgctgctgcggCCCGGTGGgacgggggaggcggcggggcggcgcggggtgCGGGCGCTGCGGCGGAGCCCCGTGCGGGTGCTGCCGCCGCAGAAGGAGCGGGGTGGGGCGGCCGGGGCGCAGCGGAGCCCCCGGGAGCgccctcccaccctccccccgccgccgccgccgccagcggtGGAGTGGAGCCTGGCCGGGCTGGGGCTGCGGTACGAGAAGGCGGGACCTGGCGACAGGAGGCTGGG AAAAGTGGTGACCATTGCCAAGTCAAAGAAGTTCCGGGATCATCACAGGAAGGTTCTGCTGGAGGGTCACAGGCTGATCAAGGATGCGCTGGagacaggagctgtgctgcagactCTCTTCTTCAGCACCGTGGAGCACCTGAAGGAGCTGCCTGAGGCAGAGCTAAAACGAGCCAACTTAGTTAAGGTGAAATTCCAAGACATTAAGAGCTGGTCTGACCTCGTAACTCCTCAGGGGCTTATAG GGATCTTTTCCAAGCCTGACCATGCCAAGATGTCTTACCCTGCTGCTCAGCTAACCAACTCCTTGCCCCTGCTCCTCATCTGCGACAATATCCGAGATCCAGGAAACCTTGGGACGATTCTGAgatctgcagcaggagcaggctgtgagAAAGTGCTGCTCACCAAAG GCTGTGTGGATCCCTGGGAGCCAAAGGTGCTCCGCGCAGGCATGGGTGCTCACTTCCGCATGCCCATCATTGACAGCCTGGACTGGGAATCTGTTCCCAGCAACCTTCCCGCCGGCATCCGGGTCTGCGTGGCCGACAACAAAGACCCCGGAGCTCAGGCTGAGGTCGCGCCTGCGCTGGGGGGAGCTGACAGGGCCGGCTCAGCTCCCGGCAACCCGAGGGCTCCTGCGGAATCCAAACCCAAGGCTGCTCCTGAgcgtgaggatgaggagggagcaGCGAGTGTCTGCGTCCCGGAGCTGGCTGCGCAGCATTACTACGAGAGCTGGCCACGGACTCCAGTGGCGGTGGTGATCGGTGGAGAGACCCAGGGGCTGAGCCCAGATGCGCTTCACCTCGCGGCCAGCACAGGGGGGACGAGACTGCTCATCCCCGTGGTGCCGGGTGTGGACAGCCTGAACGCTGCCGTCGCTGCCGGCATCGTGCTGTTTGAGGGGAAGAGACAGTTGCTGCGGAGGCACAAGCAGGAAGATGAAAGGCAGCAATTCCCTGTAGCGGGCTAA
- the GEMIN4 gene encoding gem-associated protein 4, translating to MEPGPWGVCEETAILHGGFLLAARLTQPRPLRELSKADWPRVGPPITDALREIGARCPSPLQHGLWKKEAVAIVWAKVLIPGPSATSLDEGWKEDGFFSMGRMIPDVNHTILFELVKALDVPQLFVQLLLALPRDVGRSQLEHLVEYVASETSLSDIRLFLDVWWEVMKHKEGQEDAIVSAFSALIHQHGCESCLDDGLQPPKRFKGDPGALNDPPAVTSLLTVLMEGLKQTYGSITLPALRCYGLANMVELLSLFTELEPESSALPAAEYLDKVSSVVGLWTSNTESQFHHMGLSEKVKEAERSLSFMSTAKLSREELFVGLGFLHSLFCAWGEELQGTLNSSELLCYESYRLLDTLTTFGKNLVCFSETRDLAKDETRVVLELTQITKDFLTETSAGLKSKDSDTSLVSSVAMTIIEQKLDRHMEMCFIFASEKTWAFSKDWVSCLMKNKALFQKPELVLKLLETLVDFAVSHQDKEGRELEMQVTQAIVECYTELSLTDKNKVISSVLASWGGAGLSLNLQSVTEGFQEDLNVTFNQITKSVSDEGLTRAVAAVARLTLLYPEATVKQVCNLAVVNRGAHPFLAQILCSFPALSFLETCNDPGRPRSLVGRCLEEAVWGRLSTAREEEQFLEFLSFLMQPNSATPLVSPAEVTKVFVLPYLKSDSAQIELSLQILSKVLGVQSCLEEHWIKSCHPFPLLLSLCKLLDGYSKYWHQPRDQLFPSLETKDLILNILCQLCEVVRPETAPSPELWVQSLAWLHRRVASLDWTVGLRLKKLYGDHFKNEVPATLFEICTLPEDEWTSRAVPAYGPGSGLLAWMECCCVSTALRETMLTLLTVNADNPEEVNLFSKGFLVALVQVLPWCSHSEWKRLIPVVENLLQRQVLHVPYTLEYVQYMPLLNLRPFACSLQFSVLFLRGFQLLCSSSCSTWLPAEAWLHVVQLYCGSLTALLGCVKSAAGPPTEDRTPTQEVSFVCIQMFCHLLHVAAMLPDKGCCEPLVVVALEILSQYETFSSADMAPSNTLRRANERHFLESITDNVGDEALRSTLLQKLSKLGACSA from the exons ATGGAGCCCG GGCCGTGGGGTGTGTGCGAGGAGACGGCCATCCTGCACGGCGGGTTCCTGCTGGCCGCCCGGCTGACCCAGCCGCGGCCGCTGCGGGAGCTGAGCAAAGCCGACTGGCCACGCGTGGGACCCCCCATCACTGACGCGCTGCGGGAGATCGGGGCCCGCTGCCCTTCGCCGCTGCAGCACGGCCTCTGGAAGAAAGAGGCGGTGGCCATCGTCTGGGCTAAAGTCCTGATCCCAGGCCCGTCGGCCACCTCGCTGGATGAGGGGTGGAAGGAGGACGGCTTCTTCTCCATGGGCAGGATGATCCCCGACGTTAACCACACCATCCTCTTTGAGCTGGTCAAGGCCCTCGATGTGCCCCAGCTCTTCGTGCAGCTGCTGCTCGCGCTGCCGCGGGATGTGGGCCGGAGCCAGCTGGAGCACTTAGTGGAGTATGTCGCCAGCGAGACGTCCCTGTCGGACATCAGGTTGTTCCTGGACGTGTGGTGGGAGGTGATGAAACACAAGGAGGGCCAGGAAGACGCAATAGTCTCTGCGTTCAGCGCTCTCATACATCAGCACGGGTGTGAATCCTGTCTGGATGATGGTCTCCAGCCCCCAAAGAGGTTCAAGGGTGACCCTGGCGCTCTGAATGACCCCCCCGCTGTCACCAGCCTGCTCACAGTCCTGATGGAGGGGTTAAAGCAAACCTACGGGAGCATCACCCTGCCTGCCCTGAGGTGCTATGGCTTGGCCAACATGGTGGAGCTGCTGTCCCTGTTCACTGAGCTAGAGCCGGAGAGCAGTGCCCTCCCGGCTGCAGAGTACCTGGACAAGGTCAGCTCTGTGGTTGGCCTCTGGACCAGCAACACTGAAAGCCAGTTCCACCACATGGGGCTGAGCGAGAAGGTGAAGGAAGCAGAGAGAAGCCTGAGCTTCATGTCCACAGCCAAGCTCTCTCGTGAGGAGCTCTTTGTTGGCTTGGGCTTCCTCCACAGCTTGTTTTGTGCCTGGGGAGAAGAGCTGCAGGGCACCCTGAACAGCtctgagctgctctgctacgAGAGCTACCGGCTCCTGGACACGCTTACCACCTTTGGGAAGAACCTGGTTTGCTTCTCGGAGACTAGAGACCTGGCTAAGGATGAGACACGTGTAGTATTAGAGCTGACACAGATCACCAAGGACTTTCTCACAGAGACCAGTGCCGGCCTGAAGAGCAAGGATTCAGACACCAGCCTGGTGTCTTCAGTTGCCATGACAATCATTGAGCAAAAGCTGGACAGGCACATGGAGATGTGCTTCATTTTTGCTTCTGAGAAGACCTGGGCCTTTTCAAAGGACTGGGTTAGCTGCCTCATGAAAAATAAAGCTCTCTTCCAGAAACCAGAACTAGTTTTGAAATTGCTGGAGACGCTGGTGGACTTTGCTGTGTCCCACCAAGACAAGGAGGGCCGAGAGCTGGAGATGCAAGTGACCCAAGCCATTGTGGAGTGTTACACTGAGCTGTCTCTAACCGACAAAAACAAAGTGATCTCAAGTGTCCTGGCATCCTGGGGCGGAGCAGGTCTGTCCCTGAACTTGCAGAGTGTCACGGAgggcttccaggaggatctgaaCGTGACTTTCAACCAGATCACGAAGAGTGTGTCTGATGAAGGCCTGACCAGGGCTGTGGCAGCTGTGGCCAGGCTCACGCTGCTGTACCCCGAGGCCACAGTGAAGCAGGTTTGTAACCTTGCTGTAGTCAACCGTGGAGCACACCCATTCCTGGCGCAaatcctctgctccttcccagcactgagcttcCTGGAGACCTGCAATGATCCAGGCAGGCCACGCAGCCTGGTGGGGAGGTGTCTGGAGGAGGCGGTGTGGGGGAGGCTCTCCACTGCGAGGGAAGAGGAGCAGTTCCTCGAGTTCCTGTCCTTTCTCATGCAGCCAAACTCAGCCACCCCACTTGTGTCCCCTGCAGAGGTGACCAAAGTGTTTGTCCTTCCCTATTTGAAATCTGACTCTGCTCAAATTGAGCTGAGCCTGCAGATCCTCAGTAAGGTTTTGGGGGTACAGTCCTGCTTGGAAGAGCACTGGATCAAGTCCTGTCACCCGTTCCCGCTTCTCCTCAGCCTCTGCAAGCTTCTAGATGGTTACTCAAAGTACTGGCATCAGCCCAGGGACCAGCTCTTTCCTTCCCTGGAGACCAAAGACTTGATCCTGAACATCCTCTGCCAGCTCTGCGAGGTGGTGAGACCAGAAACTGCCCCCTCCCCTGAGCTGTGGGTCCAGTCACTGGCTTGGCTTCACAGGAGGGTGGCCTCGCTGGACTGGACCGTCGGTCTCCGGCTGAAGAAACTTTACGGAGACCACTTCAAGAACGAGGTCCCAGCGACGCTGTTTGAGATCTGCACACTTCCTGAGGACGAGTGGACGTCCCGGGCTGTGCCAGCTTACGGACCGGGCAGCGGGCTCCTGGCGTGGATGGAGTGCTGCTGCGTGTCCACAGCGCTCAGGGAGACGATGCTGACGCTCCTCACGGTCAACGCGGACAACCCCGAAGAAGTGAATCTTTTCAGCAAAGGGTTCCTGGTGGCCCTCGTTCAGGTCCTCCCTTGGTGCAGCCACAGCGAATGGAAGAGGCTCATACCCGTCGTTGAAAACCTGCTGCAGAGACAAGTCTTGCACGTGCCGTACACGCTGGAGTACGTGCAGTACATGCCCCTGCTCAACCTCAGGCCGTTCGCCTGCTCCCTCCAGTTCTCCGTGCTCTTCCTGCGGGGcttccagctcctctgcagctccagctgTTCCACCTGGCTGCCGGCAGAGGCTTGGCTCCACGTGGTCCAGCTGTACTGCGGCAGCCTCACCGCCCTGCTGGGCTGCGTCAAGAGTGCAGCGGGGCCCCCCACCGAGGACAGGACCCCCACACAGGAGGTGTCCTTTGTCTGCATCCAGATGTTCTGTCACCTGCTGCACGTCGCTGCCATGCTGCCGGACAAGGGCTGCTGCGAGCCACTGGTGGTGGTGGCATTGGAGATCCTCTCGCAGTACGAGACGTTCAGCAGCGCCGATATGGCCCCCAGCAACACGCTGCGGAGAGCCAACGAGAGGCACTTCCTGGAGTCCATCACGGACAACGTTGGGGACGAGGCGCTGCGGAGCACCCTCCTGCAGAAGCTCAGCAAGCTGGGAGCCTGCTCGGCCTGA
- the GLOD4 gene encoding glyoxalase domain-containing protein 4 isoform X7, with translation MAARRALHFVFKVGDRGRSARFYRELLGMSVLRHEEFDEGCKATCNGPYDGKWSKTMVGYGPEDNHFVAELTYNYGVGEYRLGNDFLGLTLVSSQAVSNAKKMGWPLKEVTAGIFEAEAPGGYKFYLEDKEELRQDPVLKVTLGVSNLQKSVNYWSDLLGMKIYEKDEEKQRVLLGYADNQCKLELKTVGGAVDHGTAFGRIAFSCAKEEAMAADGSDKWFAAQKMKKASA, from the exons ATGGCGGCCCGGCGCGCGCTGCACTTCGTCTTCAAAGTGGGCGACCGCGGCCGGAGCGCGCGGTTCTACCGCGAACTGCTGGGCATGAGC GTGCTGAGGCACGAGGAGTTCGATGAGGGCTGCAAGGCCACCTGCAACGG CCCTTATGATGGAAAATGGAGCAAAACAATGGTGGGCTATGGGCCAGAAGACAACCACTTTGTTGCAGAATTGACTTACAATTATGGTGTTGGAGAATATCGCCTGGGCAATGACTTTCTG GGCCTGACACTGGTGTCCAGCCAGGCTGTGAGCAATGCAAAGAAGATGGGGTGGCCCCTCAAGGAAGTCACAGCTGGCATTTTTGAAGCTGAAGCCCCAGGGGGATACAAATTCTACTTGGAAGACAAGGAAGAGCTCAGGCAAG ATCCTGTGCTAAAGGTAACCTTGGGTGTCTCCAATCTGCAGAAGTCTGTTAACTACTGGTCTGATTTGCTGGGGATGAAAATATATGAGAAGGATGAGGAAAAACAAAGGGTTTTGCTGGGCTATGCGGATAATCAG tgCAAGTTGGAGTTGAAGACAGTTGGAGGAGCTGTGGATCACGGGACAGCGTTTGGGCGGATTGCCTTCTCCTGTGCAAAGGAAGAG GCCATGGCGGCGGACGGCAGTGACAAGTGGTTTGCTGCgcagaaaatgaagaaagcttCTGCTTAG
- the GLOD4 gene encoding glyoxalase domain-containing protein 4 isoform X6, with protein MAARRALHFVFKVGDRGRSARFYRELLGMSVLRHEEFDEGCKATCNGPYDGKWSKTMVGYGPEDNHFVAELTYNYGVGEYRLGNDFLGLTLVSSQAVSNAKKMGWPLKEVTAGIFEAEAPGGYKFYLEDKEELRQDPVLKVTLGVSNLQKSVNYWSDLLGMKIYEKDEEKQRVLLGYADNQCKLELKTVGGAVDHGTAFGRIAFSCAKEEDGHEICFVGDEAFRDLSKVDPNGDKLLDDAMAADGSDKWFAAQKMKKASA; from the exons ATGGCGGCCCGGCGCGCGCTGCACTTCGTCTTCAAAGTGGGCGACCGCGGCCGGAGCGCGCGGTTCTACCGCGAACTGCTGGGCATGAGC GTGCTGAGGCACGAGGAGTTCGATGAGGGCTGCAAGGCCACCTGCAACGG CCCTTATGATGGAAAATGGAGCAAAACAATGGTGGGCTATGGGCCAGAAGACAACCACTTTGTTGCAGAATTGACTTACAATTATGGTGTTGGAGAATATCGCCTGGGCAATGACTTTCTG GGCCTGACACTGGTGTCCAGCCAGGCTGTGAGCAATGCAAAGAAGATGGGGTGGCCCCTCAAGGAAGTCACAGCTGGCATTTTTGAAGCTGAAGCCCCAGGGGGATACAAATTCTACTTGGAAGACAAGGAAGAGCTCAGGCAAG ATCCTGTGCTAAAGGTAACCTTGGGTGTCTCCAATCTGCAGAAGTCTGTTAACTACTGGTCTGATTTGCTGGGGATGAAAATATATGAGAAGGATGAGGAAAAACAAAGGGTTTTGCTGGGCTATGCGGATAATCAG tgCAAGTTGGAGTTGAAGACAGTTGGAGGAGCTGTGGATCACGGGACAGCGTTTGGGCGGATTGCCTTCTCCTGTGCAAAGGAAGAG GATGGGCATGAAATCTGTTTCGTGGGAGATGAAGCATTCAGAGATCTCTCCAAGGTGGACCCCAACGGTGACAAACTGTTGGATGAT GCCATGGCGGCGGACGGCAGTGACAAGTGGTTTGCTGCgcagaaaatgaagaaagcttCTGCTTAG